The DNA sequence ACATTAtccttctcttttgttttttttggcaatCGCCAGGCTTGCTTTAAACatggtttttcatttttctgtCAATTTGTTCCAGGTATTCTTGATAAAGGCATACAAATTGATGGTGTTGGTGAGAAGAGCTTCATGACATATGAAAGCAATGTTCTGTTTGCTCTTCGATTCATGATTGATTGCAACATAgttggtggaaattggattgAGGTACCTGCCGGAAAATATAAGACAGCAAAGAGTACATCGTACTGCCAATTAGAGTTCAATTGCCTGTATCCTTACGTATATAAGATATTAGATGTGGTTTGGTGAATAATTTTGCAAATGTTATTTGTGCATTGAGCTTTTTCCTACTTGAAAGATTTTTTCTTGACAACCATTTTCTTAGATATTCAGACGTGATCAGCCATGCTCCTGAAGGTGAATTTTCGAAGATGGCTCCGTTTCGCATTTTAAGCTTTGACATTGAGTGTGCTGGACGCAAAGGTCATTTTCCTGATGCCAAGCATGATCCTGTCATCCAGGTTCCGTACTTTTCATTCTTAGTGAAAACAATTTTGCAACTTGTTTCATggatttaaaataataataattaataataatagtagtagtagtagtagtaataACAACAAACACTAATAATACTGATAACAAtaatgattattattattttttatgacaAAAAAGTTGTTTCTGTAATGAGTTGCTACTTCTGAAATAACCTCAAATATTCTACAGGTGGCCAACCTAGTTACTTTGCAGGGAGAGAATCAGCCATTTATTCGTAATGTTATGACTCTTAAGTCATGCTCCCCTATAGCTGGTGCTGATGTGATTTCCTTTGATACAGAAAGAGAAGTCTTGCTGGCTTGGAGGGTAATACTTCTGAATTTACATTTGCTCATTTACTTGATAAGAAAAGGGAAAATACCTTTTACTTTTTATGCGCCTGCCATATTAACAAACTAAAATGGTTCGTTTTTACTCAATATGTTTATGTTACAACTTACAAACATGACTGGCTTCCACCAAAAATAATCTCTAAGTAAATAACATAGCTAGGTTAAATGATAATTGACATGCCGTGATGTTGTTAAGATCTTTGTAATTCTTTTCTTGCCCAAGGTTTGTTTGATTGTGGGAAATAAGAAGGTTTTGTTACAAACTTACAAATATGATTGGCTTCCACTAAATGTAATTTGTAAGTAATTCATTTTGTTGCCAAATGTGGATTTGATTATGAGAAATAAGAAGTTACCCTATCCTCTCTCGTCCGTTCTCTTGCAATGAACGACGATAACTGTTGCTGGTTTACTACTATTCCTGAAATATTGAGCTTGTAGTATGTGGGCCAACCATTAACTTCTATCTTAGCATACTGTTTTTCTTTATCTATTTTTTACATGGTTTTATATGTAAAAGtaataaatggacaaaaacctttTCACCCTAGTAACAGTAAGGTTGTATGCTGAAAAGGTTTATCAATCTTGATCTAAATTTAAACATTACCAATTGTTCTTATGTATGATTACCTGTGATATTCGTGTAATAAGCAGATTCTTCTTGTAGGACTTAATCCGTGAGGCAGACCCAGATGTCATAATTGGATATAACATCTGTAAATTTGATTTGCCATATCTCATTGAGGTAAGATACACTGAATTTTACTATCCATTTAGAATAACATGGGACAAGacttaaaaatgaaaatatgccactatttttgcttttgttttcctCATATGAACATGATCAGTTTATCAAAGTGGTGACACTACACAGACTTAAGTAAAACATTTTTACTTAATTCTGATAGAGGTATTTAGTTATTTACTTTCTTCTGTGCCACATTTTACctatttgttattttcttagttTCAAATTGAATGATTGAAATTGCCTTATTATTGTTTTTAGGCTTTGTAACTTGTTTTTCTTTCGTGGACTTCTTGTTCCACATTTTGCATTTTACTGAATTTGTAAATAAACTTCCTGTTTCAGTGTTTTGTCTGAAAAAAAAACCCTGTTTTCACTattgtatatataattatatatacaaaTGCTTTCATATCATACCTAATAGTCCTTTTACAAATACACTTCATTTTGCCTAGTTCGTATAACGACGGTGGTATCATGTCCTTGTAAAAGTTATCAGTGGACTCACCCCTAAAGCCAAGACATTTCCCAAAGGTGTAGCCCTGTCCAAGTCAtccattccttttttttttgttggagaggaggaggggggggggggggggggggggggtaaggGTAAGAGAGAATCCTAAGCTTGTCCTTGTAACACCTATATAAAGTATAAATGCTTGTGGCACCATGGCCCTTTTATGATCAATTTTCATTGATTATGTGAACAAATTTGAGCTGTTTGAGCTTTATCATTGTCCCTATTTTTGGTTTATAGAGAGCTGAGACTTTGGGAATACCTGAATTTCCAATACTTGGGCGCATCAGAAACAGCAGGGTTCGGGTCAAAGACACTACTTTTTCTTCAAGGTAATAAGTTGAATTGATTTGGTTTGTGTTACTAGTATTAAAAATATTGGCCACtaaatattaaattaattcAAAAAGGTCCTTGTCATCTTCTCTTTAATTCAATGGGTTTCAGACACTTAGGTTGGATGCTCTAAATACAAGATGAGGTTCTCCCGACATTTacctttttctttgttcttttgcaCCTGTTTCTACTAGTCTGTATAACTCATTGTGGAAGCCGCTTTGCAGCTTACCAATCCGTTTGTGCTGTCTGAAAATGTTCCTATTTCTCATTCACTTCTATTTCTCATTAACTTCTATTTATGGCTTATTGATGATTTTttcttattattgttttttaaaATTCCATCGACATAACAAAATTTccatcaaattttattttctcaagTCTCCAACATGGGGAGGGGTGGAAATATACTGATGACATCTCTGTgttatgtttttactttttaacaTGCATCTTGATGGTTTTTAGCCTCAGTGTGACTGTTGAGATGTTTGAAAGCTTTTATGGTGGACACTACTCCATATGAGTTATTTGAATGGGCTTTCAGAAGACACATTGATCTTTAATAAACAAATGTGGAAGTAGAAATGCTCTGGTAGAGAGCGATACAAATTGTTTTCATCTCAATTGTCATATGTTTAGCTGGGAGATACTGCTATATGAAATATTCTTGTTTAAGTGATGCATCATTACTTTGCTTACCATTTCTTACAATTTTACACAAAATGTCCttgttttaaaataaatttctgctgtttccagaattaatttttaCCTGTTAGTATTGGTGTAACAGGCAGATGGGAACCAGGGAAAGTAAAGAAGTAACAATTGAAGGGAGGGTTCAATTTGATATACTCCAGGTTTATGTCTGTCTTGCTAAAATTTAGTTCGTCATTTGTTCTTGAGATTTGCTGCTAGTGGAATGTCATGTAGATTAGGGAATTAAGATATTCTGTTGTCTTTCTTTCCTTGTAGGTTATGCAACGGGATTATAAATTAAGCTCATATTCATTGAATTCTGTCTCAGCACACTTTCTTTCTGAGCAGGTGAGGATTTTGCTCCCATCTAAATATACGAAGTCACTCTTTTTTGCTCTGTATATGTAGAATTTCACTATTTAACCCAAAAAGAACTCTTTGCTGTGTGgccaaaaatacaaaaagaactTTTTACTGTACTAAACTTTCAAATTAGCATTTAAAAAAGTTTCTATTTGTTTCCATTtttctaagttttttattttgtgtttttctttttaccactttttcaATCTCCAGCTGAAACTAGAGACTCTTAGTATATGTCTGGTAGTTTGTTGCTTTTACTATTTCTATCAATTGGAACGATGGCAAAATCTATGAACATGTGGACAAGTATGGATTAGCATGTAAGGGAAAATATGGGCTTATGGAAGCTTCAATTGGAGAGGTTCTTACCCTGGTATGCTGTCATTCAGAATACCTAAAGGCTGCATGAGAATGGGGATCCTGAAATTCGAATAATATGTTCCAGTTCTTCGCCATGGAAATCTATCTCTGAATGCCAAAGTTCCTTTGCTTGTCTTTGTAAGTTTGGGGTTGGAATGGGGAGACTGAGGTTTTGCGAtgagttttcttctttttattctaTCCCATTTTCATAACACCTCCATTGCTAGCTTTTTTTTgggttctctctcttctttctgagGATTTTGGTTTCAGCGGAAACTTGAATCATAAGAAGCTGGAGATCTGACTCAGTTGATGAATACTATATAAGTCATGTTTGTCCGTTCAGGCAGGATAACAGAATTTGGAAGTTGGAGCTATCAGGGGAATCTTCTCTGGCAAATCTTACTGCTGAAATTGCTGGATAATTCTTCTCTCCCCAAGCAATGTAGAAATTGAAATACCCCTTAACTAACCAGAATTAGCTTGAATAGTTGCTCATGACTCATGAGAAAGTGAGAACCCATGACATGGTGCATGGAGGAGACCTAATTACTGTATTTTCTTCTCAGTAGTTTGTCGGGTGCAAACAGCAGATGCAGAATATCTGAACCATTTAATGCGTCACTGACCAATAGGAATAGAGTTCGCTTTTATGGGATAGAGTTCACTTTTGAGTAGCTTTTTGGGTTCGTTTCCTCTTGAGTGTAGGTGACTGGTCGTTTATACTTTTTTTATCTGATCGTCTCTTGTAGTAGtgttattctttttttcttcttaagttGATTGCAATGTAGGGGCATATTTTGTCAGACGGTACCTTGTTGCTTGTGTTgtacttctctttctttttaacaTATTTTGAGGCTTTAATAAGAAATGTATAGTTTAGCATGTTTAAATGCTGAATCAAGTTATCCTTTGGTATACACTTCCTTAGTTTCCTATGTTTCCCCACTCACAATTCCCAACTTTACCTCTTGCCCATTATTTGACGGCCAAGCTTCCAAAGCTTGCTAGTTAAAACGAGTTCTCAAAAATTGTTTGTCATACCTTATCTATTGCCTGGGAGAAATACGACTAATCAACTCTGAGTTTTGAGTGCCAAATGTCAATCAATTTTCTTTGTATTATGCATTTGATCTTTGTGTGAATGATTTattttttccttgatttcatttTGTGGCAAGTAATGATTTATGCTGGCTGCTATATTCTTGGCACCATTTGGACAAATTGCAGAAAGAGGACGTCCACCATTCCATAATATCTGATCTTCAGAATGGCAATGCGGAAACTAGGAGGCGACTTGCTGAGTATTGTCTGAAGGTACATATCTGGTTTCATCATATTTTGATTCTTCCACCTTACTCAGATTAGTATTATCAGTTCCTTATGGCTGTTCTGCAGTCTCAGATATATTGCTAGATTGTCTTCGAGCCCGTGACTGTACAATTTACATTTAGACTCTTACAATCTGTTCTTGTGATAAACCTCATGATGAAAGTGATTGTTTATTGTTAAGTTTCTTACTTCCTTTCAAATAAAAGAATTTCTGGTCAATGAAACGGATTGAACAattctgtgttttttttctctttcctggAGATTGTACTTCTTACAATGCTACAGTAACTGGGGCTTTCTGCTGAACCCTACAATCTTTAGAAgacagaaaacagaaaacagaaCTCTGGAAATTAGCTAGGTAGGTACTGTGAGGGATTTGCAACCCAGACCACTTGGGAGCAAACCATAAGCCTGACCGTCGGACATGGTATCATGACTAGCTTGTTACTGATGTTTTGGCATACAGGTTAAGAGAAGTGTATGGGGAAATTATTTCAGGATTAAGGGGTTTTAGGAAAAGGTAAGCAGATATTGGATGCTGGTCTTATGGCAATGTAGGTGGTTAGGAGGTGCTTGTAAAGAAGATGGAGGGGCTGGTTATTAGAATCATCATTAAGAAGGCATACGACCATTAGTGGAACTATTTTTATTCTGAGGTTTATAGGAATGGTAAAGGTATCGTGGGCCTCTACATAATTTTAGAACTAATTGTGTTGATTTGGATGGAAAGGAATAGATGGGCTTTTCAAGAGTACAGGGCAGAAGTGGAAGAGCTATGGGATAGAGACTAGATTGAAGTTTGGTCTTCTTTTTGGGCATCTGCTTCTACTGTTATTTTAGATTCAAACCTATGTGTTGTCTTATTAGTTTGAAAGCGGCATTGCATTAGGATTTTGTTATATAAATGCAATCTGTAGTCTGAGGTTGACTTCTAATCCATGGTTTATAttgttaaaaaaattattaataagGGTTTCTTTTTGGACTTCTAATAAAAGATTATAGATATTGTCTGATGTATCATATCTTGTGCTGCTTATCTAGCAAATGGATGAGAACATATTATCAAATATACATTAAATGAAAGAAAATCAACAGTGaattatgtaatatatataatCAGCTTTCCTATTTCACTGCAGGATGCTTACCTCCCACAGAGGATTTTGGACAAACTTATGTTTATTTACAATTATGTAGAGATGGCTCGAGTCACTGGTGTTCCCATCTCATTTCTACTCTCCAGAGGGCAGAGCATCAAGGTTTGTTTAATGTATTCTACATATGTGGAATTGACAATAATAAAATAGCTTAGATACCAGATGTTTGACACATTACCCGACCTTTTTCAGGTGCTTTCTCAACTTCTTAGGAAGGCTAAACAAAAGAACCTTCTCCTTCCAAATGTCAAACAGGCTGGATCTGAACAAGGAACATATGAAGGTGCCACTGTAAGTTCATCAttttgattggatttcattttaGTATATTATGAAAATTGGGAAATACAATGAAAactggttttgattttcttttgttttagtaTATATTGAAAACTAGGAAGTATAATGAAAGCGGACAAGCAGTCCAAAATAGAAACGATCCTCAAACTGGAAGAGACACAAAACACCAATCATCTAAATCCAAAATAGACTAAGAAGCAATAACCAAGTTTTAGTTTTATTAAATTCACATCTATTTCGGTGGTATTCAGCTACTTATCCTTGGTCCCCATGAGGAGGGGTTGTTGGGTTAGATGAGTGAGATAGATTAGTGATGCAGTATCTTACTCTATTTTTGCTTtgttcttctattttatttttcttttatttttaataggaATGGTGCATCATCATATAATATCGATACTATGataattttgtattttgtcTCTTTACTAGGTTACAGGTGCACCACTTGTCCACTGTAggataattttatattttactgattttattttaaatgattTCTTCGTTTATTAGCAAAATAAGTAAATGAATAAATGAGCTTTGTCATTTTGAAGTTCAGTACATATGTGTAGGGGAAATATTATGCCGATTACTTGTACTAGTTTACTACTAGAGTCATTGTTATGACTATTAGTTTCTTAAACGGAAACATCAGATATAGATTATGTTTGTTTAAATGCTGTTCCCTCCCACATTTGGTACATTGAGATTTTGGTCAATTATTTCAAGTCAATGTTAGATATGGAGGTGAATGTTAGGCAACTTGGAACATGGTACATATGTAGATGTACAATAGTCGAATGATCTCATCAAATCTTCAAATGTGATGAAAATTTTCTGGAGTGCTATAAGCCTATAAGTATATCTAAGTGAAGTTACATTTGGTTACAACTTAAGAAAACGTAATTTTATTGCTTTCTTCTCAGTGCACAAGTCACAAGTTTCATATTCAAAGTATAAATTATGTGTCTTAACCTGGCACTTACTGTTTCTGATTTGTTCATTCTTTTCTATGCATTTGATCCCTTTTACAGTTATACTGACTTTGAATGGTATCAGATGTTGTATGAGTTTTCATATTTATATTTCACAAAATCCAGGTTTTGGAAGCAAAGGCAGGATTTTATGAAAAGCCAATTGCAACTTTGGATTTTGCATCCCTGTACCCCTCAATCATGATGGCTTATAATCTATGCTATTGCACCCTGGTAATGCTTCTTATATTTTTTATCCATTTTCTTCTGTATTTTTTGGAGTGGATTTTATTTTCTGACATCAAATAGGCTTGaactaaaattaaaattgttctCTTTCTGAAGGTCCGATCTGAAGATGTACGCAAACTCAGCCTTCCTCCAGAATGTGTGAACAAAACTCCATCTGGAGAAACATTTGTTAAACCGAATTTGCAAAAGGTGATTGGCTTTTAAAATGTTAATGATTGTGTGTTCTTGTCTTCGAAGATTCCAAGctcttgtttgtttgttttccttttgaGAATAACACATTTCAATGTTTCTTCATCATGATGTGCTTTTAGGGAATTCTTCCTGAAATTCTTGAAGAACTAATAGCTGCTCGGAAGAGAGCAAAAGCGGATTTGAAGGTATGATGCCTCTTCTTATTTTAGGCTGTTGctaaatattttaaaataaagAACTTCTGAAGATGAtaatctttcttttatttttagctTAGACATCTGTATTAACCCTTTCCTGCATGCCActatataaattttatttttaaatcctAGGAAGCAAAGGATCCACTTGAGAAGGCAGTGCTAGATGGTCGACAATTGGCCTTAAAGGTATACTCCGAACTGTTAAAACTTATTATCATTCTTAAAATAGATTTTTCATGAAAAGTATGTATATATACGTCTGTTCGTCCAGATAAGTGCAAATTCCGTATATGGGTTTACCGGAGCTACAATTGGTCAGTTACCATGTTTGGAGATATCATCAAGTGTCACGAGCTATGGTATATATCTTAAACAAAATGATTGACTGATCATCATATTGCTGAATTGATATTCTTCATTGAACCGTGCCTGATCTTGAGATTTGGTTGTCTTGTAAAGGTCGACAGATGATTGAGCACACAAAAAACCttgtaaaagaaaaatttacTACTCTTGGAGGCTATGAACATAATGCCGAGGTATGTCATCTCACTTTTCTTTTAATAATGGGTGTGCAATCATTTAAAACTGGTTTAACATCTGTTGTTGAActtttttatgttctttggtgttGTAAGCATTTCTTATGTTTGACCATTGAGGGTATTTTTGTCTTAGCCATATAAATAGTTCTAATTTACATATATTTTCTTGGTCTCGCATTGTGTTTAACACTTAAAACCATGTTATAAAGGTTAAATCCTATTTGGAAAGAGGGTTGAAGTAGCTGATACACTTATCATTTTATTGAGATTTTCATTTTGAATAGTTGGAAGATTTTTGATGTACAGGTGAACAGATTTTTACTTTATTCAAATGTGCATATAGTTCATATCTTTACTGAAACATTTATACGAATAAATCaatgaatttattttattttaattttcttttgcaTATTACTTGTTTTTTCATACTCAATCTTTATCTCTTCTTGATATTTGTTATTGTCTTAGGTAATATATGGGGACACAGATTCAGTTATGGTGCAATTCGGTGTAAGTACTGTTGAAGCAGCAATGAAATTGGGAAGAGAAGCTGCTGATGCTATCAGTGCCACGTTCACAAAGGTGCGAGTTTATGTCACTTGATTTCAATAGTATGCTGTACTCAGTCTCACACACTGCTAATTTATAGATACCTGATGGATACCCACAGTCAGATACATACATAACGTTCTGGGGAAGATTTTTTTtcacagtttctattttctaatttttattttgggtatttttgtcttgaagcctatcaaactCGAGTTTGAGAAAGTTTATTATCCATATCTTCTGATTAGCAAGAAGAGATATGCTGGTTTGTTTTGGACAAATCCAGAGAAGTTCGACAAAATGGATACTAAAGGTTAATCAGAATTCTCTACCTCTTTTTTTAGTAAGTGTCTTTTTGAATGTACCACTAATCCATGATCCATAATGGCAGGCATTGAAACAGTACGAAGAGACAATTGCTTATTGGTAAAAAACCTGGTAAATGAGTGCTTGCACAAAATACTGATTGACAGAGATATTCCTGGGGCAGTCCAGTTTGTCAAGAACACCATATCTGATCTTCTTATGAACCGCATGGATTTGTCACTCTTGGTTATCACTAAGGTAGGACAATGTTAAGTATAAATAATGGCTTACACTGCCATTACACTGTCTTAGTATTTGAAGATTTTTAACATATAATTTTGCAGGGTCTGTCAAAAACTGGGGAGGATTATGGAGTAAAGGCAGCTCATGTTGAACTTGCTGAGCGTATGCGCAAGGTATGGAAGTATTGCCTTAGTTTGTTCTATAATTGTTTCATTGTTCTTTTGGGGTGAAAGCATCCTAGGTTCCTAGCGCCCAATATAGTAGGTGTAACTTTTGGGTCTAGCTGATGAGCTCAAGAGACTCATGCCTGGCCTTTAGGCAGGTTAAAGAATGCTTTTAACTTAAAGCGGAGTGTATGACAGACCTTAGCCCAACCCTCTCCTAGTAGCATTATAATCCTGCTACTGTGACTATGCTAGACACGCTCAATTAGGTGAAAATTTTGAATTAGTCATGTTACCTTGAAATTGTATGGGGTATAGTCTAAGGAGGGGTTGGTTTCGTGGACAGGTGGCTCATGCTTGATCTTTCAACCTTTTTGATCAAGATTCAGCAGTAGACTCTAATGTGGTAAATAGCTTTCACCAGATTCTAGGATTTCAGCCACTCTACTTGGTTTTCTAAAGATAGAAATGTAATTTGTAGGGAATATTCTAAGAGTACCATTGCTTTAAGGTCTTCTAGTCCCTCTTTCACTGACTTTCCCTCTGTTTCAAAACTTTAAGACCTGTTCCTTTCTTGAAATGCCTAGTAACTGTGCTAATCTCCAATCTTCCGTTCCTTTTACACATTTAAGTCACTATTTATATAAAGCACTTGTTGAGCTGATTAACCATTCTCATGCTCTCTCACTTGTCGAGCATTTTTGAAAGTTTATTCATATTAGTTCTATATTTTTGGTATGTTAAGTTATTCTACTGTAGATATTGAAATGACCTCAACTATTGGTGATAAAATgatgtaataatttttttttattgatatccCTATGATCttctttcaaaataaaattaggAGATTGCGTATATTGAACGCGCACTCTCAGACTCGTGGTTTGCTGTATTGCCCTCAAACCTGCAATTTAGTTCTCctaggaaaaaaataataataaagaagaagaagaaaacaaccTGCGACTTAGTGACCTGACTTTATCATATTCCTGACTCTGCCACTGCCCCTAGCCAAGGACTCCCTGAACCTATTTGGTACATTGATAGCCACCATAACTCTTTTGGAATGTTTACTCCCTACATTGATGGCAACAACATGCCTCATTCCTGATAAAGTTTTTCTGGTTACCACTATTCCGTCAAGCTTAAGCTGTTAGGATATGGGCCAACGGTTGTGTTATAATCTCTCCAGCTCACATGTAGGTCTCTATATTAGAGCTCAACACATAGAACTCGTTTAGAGTTTCAGGGATATGAATTAAAATCTTCTGCTCTGGTACTGTGACAAAGTTTGTGGGTAGCAAAGGCTTAAGCTGTTATGATGTGGGGCACTAATTAAACACCTTTGAATTTGATAACAATAATCATCTTCAAATTGAAGAGGACTTATGCAACATCTGAGTATGTTTCCTACCCCCTCAAATATTTCAAATCCCTTGTAATGATTGGATGAATAAGAATGCTGTCTCATGTATAATGCACTGTAATATGTTGTGTATCAAATGAGGCTGGTAATGATGGTCCTGCCTTCGTTTTACATTTTTATGTGATGTTCCTTGTAAAATGCTGACAGCTTCTTGACTCTGAAACAAGTTATTCCTTCTCTTATCAACTCTTGCTCATTTTCATTTGTCAGCGAGATGCTGCCACTGCTCCAACGGTTGGGGATCGAGTACCATATGTCATTATCAAAGCTGCAAAAGGTGCCAAGGTAATCCTTCTGTAGATTGCTCTTTTCTTTTCACTGCATATGCTTTAGGCTTTGGCTATCAATCTTAATCAGCATATGATAATCAGGCTTATGAGAGGTCAGAGGACCCCATCTATGTGCTCGAGAATAACATTCCTATAGACCCTCAATATTATCTTGAAAACCAAATCAGCAAGGTAAATTGGTTTAATAGTGTTTTCAATTTGCAAGTTTAGTCGGTTTGAACTGTTGGACTCTTCATATTTTTTAATAGTCTAATATTACAATATTCTTTTGATTATTTACAGCCACTCTTAAGAATTTTTGAGCCTATTTTGAAGAATGCCAGCTCGGAACTTCTCCATGGAAGTCATACAAGATCTATTTCAATGCCTACTCCCTCCAACAGTGGCATAATGAGATTTGCAAAGAAACAACTCACTTGCCTTGGTTGTAAAACTCCAATTAGGTACCATTTGCAGATTTTTCGTATTCCTAAAATTGATTGCTTTCATCTGCAGGCCTGCTGAAGAGAAAAAATGACCTTAAGTTTACTTAAAAGGATTTAGTTGTAGCCACTTGCTTATTTCTAATTAGCAATCTCACAAGTTTGATAAATCTTAGGCTGGACACATTATGGTGGCAGTATTCTTTGGCCCCAAAGTCTTATCAATATAA is a window from the Rosa chinensis cultivar Old Blush chromosome 2, RchiOBHm-V2, whole genome shotgun sequence genome containing:
- the LOC112187222 gene encoding DNA polymerase delta catalytic subunit isoform X1, with product MSNNGKTRKRPAPPQKPSPVNPPPPKQRAASQEEEEFLDEDVFLDETLLETEDDLILRDSEQRQSLASRLTRWARPPLSDAYKSASKSILFQQLEIDYVIGESNRELLPNWSGPAAIIRIFGVTKEGHSVCCHVHGFEPYFYINCPPGMGHDDIPRFRQTLEAKMGESNRNNKASMFIRRVEMVYKRNIMYYQQQDSNPFLKIVVSLPTMVARCRGILDKGIQIDGVGEKSFMTYESNVLFALRFMIDCNIVGGNWIEVPAGKYKTAKSTSYCQLEFNCLYSDVISHAPEGEFSKMAPFRILSFDIECAGRKGHFPDAKHDPVIQVANLVTLQGENQPFIRNVMTLKSCSPIAGADVISFDTEREVLLAWRDLIREADPDVIIGYNICKFDLPYLIERAETLGIPEFPILGRIRNSRVRVKDTTFSSRQMGTRESKEVTIEGRVQFDILQVMQRDYKLSSYSLNSVSAHFLSEQKEDVHHSIISDLQNGNAETRRRLAEYCLKDAYLPQRILDKLMFIYNYVEMARVTGVPISFLLSRGQSIKVLSQLLRKAKQKNLLLPNVKQAGSEQGTYEGATVLEAKAGFYEKPIATLDFASLYPSIMMAYNLCYCTLVRSEDVRKLSLPPECVNKTPSGETFVKPNLQKGILPEILEELIAARKRAKADLKEAKDPLEKAVLDGRQLALKISANSVYGFTGATIGQLPCLEISSSVTSYGRQMIEHTKNLVKEKFTTLGGYEHNAEVIYGDTDSVMVQFGVSTVEAAMKLGREAADAISATFTKPIKLEFEKVYYPYLLISKKRYAGLFWTNPEKFDKMDTKGIETVRRDNCLLVKNLVNECLHKILIDRDIPGAVQFVKNTISDLLMNRMDLSLLVITKGLSKTGEDYGVKAAHVELAERMRKRDAATAPTVGDRVPYVIIKAAKGAKAYERSEDPIYVLENNIPIDPQYYLENQISKPLLRIFEPILKNASSELLHGSHTRSISMPTPSNSGIMRFAKKQLTCLGCKTPISNSDRTLCSHCKGREAELYCKTVAHVSELETLFARLWTQCQECQGSLHQDVLCTSRDCPIFYRRKKAQKDMGEAKVQLDRWNF
- the LOC112187222 gene encoding DNA polymerase delta catalytic subunit isoform X2, with the translated sequence MSNNGKTRKRPAPPQKPSPVNPPPPKQRAASQEEEEFLDEDVFLDETLLETEDDLILRDSEQRQSLASRLTRWARPPLSDAYKSASKSILFQQLEIDYVIGESNRELLPNWSGPAAIIRIFGVTKEGHSVCCHVHGFEPYFYINCPPGMGHDDIPRFRQTLEAKMGESNRNNKASMFIRRVEMVYKRNIMYYQQQDSNPFLKIVVSLPTMVARCRGILDKGIQIDGVGEKSFMTYESNVLFALRFMIDCNIVGGNWIEVPAGKYKTAKSTSYCQLEFNCLYSDVISHAPEGEFSKMAPFRILSFDIECAGRKGHFPDAKHDPVIQVANLVTLQGENQPFIRNVMTLKSCSPIAGADVISFDTEREVLLAWRDLIREADPDVIIGYNICKFDLPYLIERAETLGIPEFPILGRIRNSRVRVKDTTFSSRQMGTRESKEVTIEGRVQFDILQVMQRDYKLSSYSLNSVSAHFLSEQKEDVHHSIISDLQNGNAETRRRLAEYCLKDAYLPQRILDKLMFIYNYVEMARVTGVPISFLLSRGQSIKVLSQLLRKAKQKNLLLPNVKQAGSEQGTYEGATVLEAKAGFYEKPIATLDFASLYPSIMMAYNLCYCTLVRSEDVRKLSLPPECVNKTPSGETFVKPNLQKGILPEILEELIAARKRAKADLKEAKDPLEKAVLDGRQLALKISANSVYGFTGATIGQLPCLEISSSVTSYGRQMIEHTKNLVKEKFTTLGGYEHNAEVIYGDTDSVMVQFGVSTVEAAMKLGREAADAISATFTKPIKLEFEKVYYPYLLISKKRYAGLFWTNPEKFDKMDTKGIETVRRDNCLLVKNLVNECLHKILIDRDIPGAVQFVKNTISDLLMNRMDLSLLVITKGLSKTGEDYGVKAAHVELAERMRKVAHA